In Setaria italica strain Yugu1 chromosome I, Setaria_italica_v2.0, whole genome shotgun sequence, the genomic window GTCGCTGCCAGTGTCACGAACTGGAGTTGTCAGAGAGGCGTCTTGCAGGCCGACGAGCCCTCTCACCGGCGAGCCTGAGACGGCGACGCCGCGCACTGTCACGTGAGGTGGGAGGAGGCTGCCGGCCGCAGCGGCGACGTATCCGCCGTTGCCAAGCCACGACGGCTCGGCGTGGCTGGCGGCGAGCACTCGCCGCCACAGCCTGTGGTCCGGGCAGCGCGACCTCAGCAGCGCGCCGACGACCTTGGCGCCGAAGAAGGAGCCGTGCAGCCTCTCGGCGATGGACTGGCCCACCGCCGCAAGCCGCGGGTCCGCCTCGGCGtcgtccgcgccgccgagcGCGTGCGCCTTGAAGAAGAACCAGTACTCCgctggcggcagcggccgcACGACGACAGGCTCCGTGGTGCCGAGATCGACGATGTGCTTGCCGTTGCCCGTGACAAGGACCCtgctc contains:
- the LOC101765868 gene encoding putative disease resistance protein RGA1, giving the protein MLDFHCMSLTVASETVQLLRSLFTVAGTSSASLSGAGAGELLGLLELKLRGERFLTVFDNVDTRRRRAIDAIMPVLRRGRRGSRVLVTGNGKHIVDLGTTEPVVVRPLPPAEYWFFFKAHALGGADDAEADPRLAAVGQSIAERLHGSFFGAKVVGALLRSRCPDHRLWRRVLAASHAEPSWLGNGGYVAAAAGSLLPPHVTVRGVAVSGSPVRGLVGLQDASLTTPVRDTGSDRSELPVLLCKSIFPSYCLNYTAYCTIEREDKQ